From Streptobacillus canis, the proteins below share one genomic window:
- a CDS encoding redoxin family protein — MKKILAILMVLLSSFSFSADLDGIIFKDQKGDIRTIKDFKGKTYIKLWASWCPTCLYTMDHTVELSNEKNLGFNVISVVSPTKKGELNEIDFRNWFKDTGWTSLITLMDTQGSLIKKARLRGYPTNVFVDSDGNIAKVITGPISSKKIKEEISKIK, encoded by the coding sequence ATGAAAAAAATATTAGCGATATTAATGGTACTATTATCAAGTTTTTCCTTTTCAGCAGATTTAGATGGAATAATATTTAAAGATCAAAAAGGAGATATAAGAACAATTAAAGATTTTAAGGGGAAAACATATATTAAATTATGGGCTTCTTGGTGTCCTACTTGCCTTTATACTATGGATCATACTGTTGAATTATCTAATGAAAAAAATTTAGGATTTAATGTTATATCAGTAGTTTCACCTACTAAAAAAGGTGAGTTAAATGAAATAGATTTTAGAAATTGGTTTAAGGATACGGGATGGACTTCTTTAATAACACTTATGGATACACAGGGTTCATTAATAAAAAAAGCAAGGCTTAGAGGTTATCCGACTAATGTTTTTGTAGATAGTGATGGCAATATTGCAAAAGTAATAACTGGCCCAATATCTAGTAAAAAAATAAAAGAAGAAATAAGTAAAATTAAATAA
- a CDS encoding relaxase/mobilization nuclease domain-containing protein: MAITKIHPIKSTLNLAIDYITNSEKTDEKILVSSFKCHPSTAHIQFMKTRENNDTKGTVLARHLIQSFLPGEVDPIKAHEIGMELCKKILKEDYEFVLATHIDRGHIHNHIIFNNINYRTGKCYQSNKKTYHKIRYQSDELCKENKLSVIDEYYEAYKRKYKTAGKSWYEYDQNKKGNFWKSKLQFDIDRMINKSNSWEEFLENMKSLDYEIKFGKHIAFRHKDKQRFKRSKTIGEDYTEDKIKERIDLTIKNKANSIKKRVGNVIDISTNEKAQSSKGYEVWARKHNIKTMSDSIIKLREQGINSITQLDDLIKKAADDRQDLLYKIKKIETEMKSLSQDMENINITRKILKINNLQKNITVNFLSIK, from the coding sequence ATGGCAATAACAAAAATACATCCTATAAAATCAACTCTAAATTTGGCAATAGATTATATTACTAATAGTGAAAAAACTGATGAAAAAATTTTAGTATCTTCATTCAAATGTCATCCATCTACTGCCCATATTCAATTTATGAAAACACGAGAAAACAATGATACTAAAGGTACAGTTTTGGCTAGACATTTAATCCAATCTTTTCTACCAGGAGAGGTTGATCCTATAAAAGCTCACGAAATTGGAATGGAATTATGCAAGAAAATTTTAAAAGAAGATTATGAATTTGTTCTTGCAACTCATATAGATAGAGGGCATATCCACAACCATATTATTTTTAATAATATAAATTACAGGACTGGTAAATGCTACCAATCTAACAAAAAAACTTACCATAAAATTAGGTATCAAAGTGACGAATTATGTAAAGAAAATAAGCTTTCAGTCATTGATGAATACTATGAAGCTTACAAAAGAAAATATAAAACTGCTGGTAAGTCTTGGTACGAATATGACCAAAACAAGAAAGGAAATTTCTGGAAATCTAAACTACAATTTGATATAGATAGAATGATTAATAAGTCTAACTCGTGGGAAGAGTTTTTGGAAAATATGAAATCTCTTGATTATGAAATTAAGTTTGGTAAACACATTGCTTTTCGTCATAAAGATAAGCAAAGATTTAAAAGATCGAAGACGATCGGAGAAGATTATACTGAAGATAAAATTAAAGAAAGAATAGATTTAACCATCAAAAATAAAGCTAATTCTATTAAAAAACGAGTAGGAAATGTTATTGATATATCTACTAATGAAAAAGCTCAATCCTCTAAAGGTTATGAAGTCTGGGCAAGAAAACATAATATCAAAACAATGTCTGATTCAATAATTAAACTTCGAGAACAAGGAATTAATTCAATTACTCAACTCGATGATCTAATCAAAAAAGCCGCAGATGATAGACAAGATTTGTTATATAAAATAAAGAAAATTGAAACTGAAATGAAGAGTTTATCGCAAGATATGGAAAATATAAATATCACAAGAAAAATCCTGAAGATAAACAATTTGCAGAAGAATATTACAGTGAACTTTCTGTCTATAAAATAG
- a CDS encoding PP2C family protein-serine/threonine phosphatase yields the protein MDNFCLLDDREYEIVYFKSFEESYEDLLKVSKIKKKVLFYIKDVVIDSKFLSYMLKLFRCSIKNEFELFFIIKNKNLIEDINLLESKRYFKIFSSIEEYNQLKTFAGYEVKIYDDNNNVRKLLKDELIKSGFGIKERNSFNFLKKRHDSRSNSIYVIDFSSYQEEKIEEIIKIKKENPNSMVILITFETDVDKALNTMKYGVNRVVKRPVDIKSLVSSIKSLATAAELKKENDRLVSEVFNREKEIRKLYNEVNEELRLAGDIQKSLMPPKKIEFGEYVCEYFFEPSMNIGGDFCDFIELNEEEFAIVFADISGHGIPASLLSTMLKVLIYNNAKKVESVTELMEILNEEIISIFPKGKFVSMFYLVVNTKTNKIKYSKASQEPALMYKKGMDEVVELESEGQILGLFSKKLFPILSFEEKEVDFDMGDKILLYTDGITEETNEEGKYYGLDRLKDQVKNLDLHRVIEDLKDFAGNKTFKDDVTLLKIERKGE from the coding sequence ATGGATAATTTTTGTCTTTTAGACGATAGAGAGTATGAAATTGTATATTTTAAATCTTTTGAAGAAAGTTATGAAGATTTACTTAAAGTATCAAAAATAAAGAAAAAAGTTCTTTTCTATATTAAAGATGTAGTAATTGATTCAAAGTTTTTAAGCTATATGTTAAAGCTTTTTAGATGTTCTATTAAAAATGAATTTGAATTATTTTTTATAATTAAGAATAAAAATTTAATAGAAGATATTAATCTACTTGAATCAAAAAGATATTTTAAAATTTTTTCTTCTATAGAAGAATACAATCAACTTAAAACTTTTGCAGGATATGAAGTTAAGATATATGATGATAACAATAATGTAAGAAAATTACTTAAAGATGAACTAATAAAAAGTGGTTTTGGAATTAAGGAGAGAAATAGTTTTAATTTTCTTAAGAAAAGGCATGATAGTAGATCAAATAGTATATATGTTATAGATTTTTCTAGCTATCAAGAAGAAAAAATAGAAGAAATAATTAAGATAAAAAAAGAAAATCCTAATTCTATGGTTATATTAATTACTTTTGAAACTGATGTTGATAAAGCGTTAAATACTATGAAATATGGGGTAAATAGAGTAGTAAAAAGACCAGTGGATATTAAGAGTCTTGTAAGCTCTATTAAAAGTTTAGCGACAGCTGCAGAATTAAAAAAAGAAAATGATAGATTAGTTTCAGAAGTATTTAATAGAGAAAAAGAAATAAGAAAATTATATAATGAAGTAAATGAAGAGCTTAGACTTGCTGGAGATATACAAAAATCACTAATGCCACCTAAAAAAATTGAGTTTGGAGAATATGTTTGTGAATATTTTTTTGAGCCTAGTATGAATATAGGAGGGGATTTCTGTGATTTTATAGAATTAAATGAAGAAGAATTTGCTATAGTATTTGCAGATATTTCAGGACATGGTATACCTGCATCACTTCTTTCAACTATGCTTAAGGTATTAATATATAATAATGCGAAAAAGGTAGAAAGTGTTACAGAGCTTATGGAAATACTTAATGAAGAGATAATAAGCATATTCCCTAAAGGTAAGTTTGTTTCTATGTTCTATTTAGTAGTTAATACTAAGACTAATAAGATAAAGTATTCTAAAGCATCACAAGAACCTGCTTTAATGTATAAGAAGGGGATGGATGAAGTAGTAGAACTAGAAAGTGAAGGACAAATACTTGGCCTATTTTCTAAAAAGTTATTCCCTATACTTTCTTTTGAAGAAAAAGAAGTAGACTTTGATATGGGAGATAAGATATTGCTATATACCGATGGAATAACTGAAGAAACAAATGAAGAAGGTAAGTATTATGGTCTAGATAGACTAAAAGATCAGGTAAAAAATTTAGATTTACATAGAGTAATTGAAGATTTAAAAGACTTTGCAGGGAATAAGACTTTTAAAGATGATGTAACATTATTAAAAATAGAAAGAAAAGGAGAATGA
- the msrB gene encoding peptide-methionine (R)-S-oxide reductase MsrB has product MKKLILTFLSFLVFVACFAIPSNKAMNTKEKIKANELSEIYLAGGCFWGLEKYMSKIDGVHDAISGYANGNTENTSYELITKTDHAETVKVIYDPTQISLNRLLKYYFKVINPLSLNKQGNDIGRQYRTGIYYINENDREIIKQELEELQLQIDGKIVVEHEKLKNFIVAEEYHQDYLDKHPNGYCHIDINLADEVIIDVKDYPVNQDKLKKLSKLQYSVTQNADTELSFGNEFWDHFEEGIYVDVISGEPLFSSKDKYESFCGWPSFTQPIVPEVVKYSKDYSYNMERIEVRSRSANSHLGHVFNDGPVDRGGLRYCINSAALEFIPYEKMDNKGYGYLKKLVK; this is encoded by the coding sequence ATGAAAAAACTAATTTTAACATTTTTAAGTTTTTTAGTATTTGTAGCATGTTTTGCGATACCAAGTAATAAAGCTATGAATACAAAAGAGAAAATAAAAGCAAATGAACTTAGTGAAATATATTTAGCTGGAGGATGTTTTTGGGGGCTTGAAAAATATATGTCAAAAATAGATGGAGTACATGATGCTATATCTGGGTATGCAAATGGTAATACAGAAAATACAAGTTATGAGTTAATAACTAAAACAGACCATGCTGAAACAGTAAAAGTAATATATGATCCAACTCAAATTAGTTTAAATAGGTTATTAAAATATTATTTTAAAGTAATTAATCCATTAAGTTTAAATAAACAAGGAAATGATATAGGAAGACAATATAGAACGGGTATATATTATATAAATGAAAATGATAGAGAAATAATAAAGCAAGAATTAGAAGAGTTACAGTTACAAATAGATGGGAAAATTGTTGTAGAACACGAGAAATTGAAAAATTTTATTGTTGCAGAAGAATATCATCAGGATTATTTAGATAAACATCCAAATGGATATTGTCATATTGATATTAATCTTGCAGATGAAGTAATTATAGATGTAAAAGATTATCCAGTGAATCAAGATAAACTTAAGAAATTATCTAAATTACAATACTCAGTAACACAAAATGCAGATACGGAATTATCGTTTGGAAATGAATTTTGGGATCATTTTGAAGAGGGAATATATGTAGATGTTATAAGTGGAGAACCACTATTTTCATCTAAAGATAAATATGAATCCTTTTGTGGTTGGCCAAGTTTTACACAGCCTATAGTTCCAGAAGTTGTAAAATATAGTAAAGATTATTCATATAATATGGAGAGAATAGAAGTAAGAAGTAGAAGTGCTAATTCTCATTTAGGACATGTATTTAATGATGGCCCAGTAGATAGAGGAGGACTTAGATATTGTATTAATAGTGCAGCGTTAGAATTTATACCTTATGAAAAAATGGATAACAAGGGATATGGATATTTAAAAAAATTAGTAAAATAA
- a CDS encoding glycoside hydrolase family 3 protein: MKKIFKILFVFFMPFIVFSNDMEIRKKIEYLIMPDFRYWNIDENGKKKDFDVMNDEVREVIKSHNFNGIILFAQNVKETEQTLRLVDEIQKASKKPMFISIDQEGGIVTRLGTGTNFPGNMAIGATRNSKYSYEVGKAIGRELHVLGINTNLAPTIDVNNNAKNPVIGLRSFSSDPNIVAELSNAMINGIKSQNVIAVAKHFPGHGDTAIDTHLGLASVDKSMKELEDMELLPFKKAIDSDIDMIMTAHVQLPQIEKDYFIAKNGDKIIYPSTISDDVITGILRNKLGYNGVVITDALGMKAISDNLGPYEAMKLSINAGVDILLMPVSLHNMENVKELDMAIDKLVEAVKKGEISISRIDEAIARIDTLKAKRHIVKDETNVDMRVEKALKVIGSKEHRNLEREVAKNAITVVKDKALKEMHRVLILGTDTSQRKVTDFAITRLFDEQKIPNIAYKFMIYGKDTKEIDIISQAMDVDTIIVYGAMNNESALNPESYRTKVPNMVAKLDGVQKIFVSINKPYDVTAHLDFDKVLIAYGFKGMDPTEVDGGIKAFGPNIPAALEIIFTGEKAKGKLPVDLPFVENGKLTEKVQFNLVK; the protein is encoded by the coding sequence ATGAAAAAAATTTTTAAAATTCTATTTGTTTTTTTTATGCCGTTTATTGTATTTTCAAATGATATGGAAATACGTAAAAAAATAGAATATCTAATAATGCCAGATTTTAGATATTGGAATATTGATGAAAATGGTAAGAAAAAAGATTTTGATGTAATGAATGATGAAGTAAGAGAAGTTATTAAATCACATAACTTTAATGGAATAATTTTATTTGCTCAAAACGTTAAAGAAACAGAACAAACTTTAAGATTGGTAGATGAAATACAAAAAGCATCGAAAAAACCGATGTTTATTTCTATAGATCAAGAAGGAGGTATAGTTACAAGACTTGGTACTGGGACTAATTTTCCTGGTAATATGGCTATAGGAGCAACAAGAAATAGCAAATATTCATATGAAGTAGGTAAAGCAATAGGTAGGGAATTGCATGTATTAGGTATAAATACAAATCTTGCACCAACTATAGATGTTAATAATAATGCTAAAAATCCTGTAATAGGACTTAGATCATTTTCATCAGACCCAAATATAGTTGCTGAATTATCAAATGCAATGATAAATGGAATTAAAAGTCAAAATGTAATAGCAGTAGCAAAACATTTTCCTGGACATGGTGATACAGCGATAGATACACATTTAGGACTTGCAAGTGTTGATAAGAGTATGAAAGAACTTGAGGATATGGAACTTTTACCATTTAAAAAAGCTATAGATTCTGATATAGATATGATAATGACGGCACATGTTCAATTACCTCAAATAGAAAAAGACTATTTTATAGCTAAAAATGGAGATAAAATAATATATCCTTCAACTATATCAGATGATGTTATTACAGGTATTTTAAGAAATAAATTAGGATATAATGGTGTAGTGATAACAGATGCATTAGGAATGAAAGCAATATCAGATAATTTAGGGCCATATGAAGCTATGAAATTATCAATTAATGCAGGGGTAGATATATTATTGATGCCAGTAAGTCTTCATAATATGGAAAATGTTAAAGAATTAGATATGGCAATAGATAAATTGGTTGAGGCTGTTAAAAAAGGAGAAATTTCTATATCAAGAATAGACGAAGCAATAGCAAGAATTGATACATTAAAAGCTAAAAGACATATAGTTAAAGATGAAACTAATGTAGATATGAGAGTAGAAAAAGCTCTTAAAGTTATTGGGTCAAAAGAACATAGAAATCTTGAAAGAGAAGTTGCCAAAAATGCAATAACTGTTGTTAAGGATAAAGCTTTAAAAGAAATGCATAGAGTATTAATTTTAGGGACAGATACAAGTCAAAGAAAAGTTACTGATTTTGCAATTACAAGATTATTTGATGAACAAAAAATACCAAATATTGCATATAAATTTATGATATATGGTAAAGATACAAAAGAAATAGATATAATTTCTCAAGCTATGGATGTTGATACAATTATAGTTTATGGAGCTATGAATAATGAAAGTGCATTAAATCCTGAAAGTTACAGAACTAAAGTTCCTAATATGGTAGCAAAACTTGATGGAGTTCAAAAAATATTTGTAAGTATTAATAAACCTTATGATGTAACAGCTCATTTAGACTTTGATAAAGTCTTAATAGCTTATGGATTTAAAGGAATGGATCCAACAGAAGTTGATGGTGGAATTAAAGCATTTGGACCTAATATTCCAGCAGCACTTGAAATAATATTTACAGGAGAAAAAGCAAAAGGTAAATTACCAGTGGATTTACCATTTGTTGAAAATGGTAAATTAACTGAAAAAGTTCAGTTTAACTTAGTAAAATAA
- the mobC gene encoding plasmid mobilization relaxosome protein MobC — protein sequence MRIILFRHLKWLLLNATNNINQIAKATNTTGVIYKNEIESMNRQIEKLSRGIWQIHSLLFNKSKESPGD from the coding sequence ATGAGGATTATTTTATTTAGACATCTCAAATGGTTACTTTTAAATGCAACAAATAATATAAACCAGATTGCAAAAGCTACTAATACAACTGGTGTTATTTACAAGAATGAAATTGAATCTATGAATAGACAGATAGAAAAATTATCAAGAGGAATATGGCAGATCCATTCCCTACTTTTTAATAAATCAAAAGAAAGTCCTGGTGATTAG
- the guaA gene encoding glutamine-hydrolyzing GMP synthase, whose protein sequence is MLKRKKIVVIDFGSQYSQIIARRIREMEVYCEMVREFDFNNTEDVIGIIFSGGPSSVYLEKSPTVDKKIFELGIPILGICYGLQLITHLNEGKVEAADTREFGKAILQVIEKENPLLQGVPAESNIWMSHNDHITEMAKDFRIIAKTDSSIAAIANNNNVYGLQFHPEVSHSEYGKKMIENFVFNICKAEKNFVITNFIEEKIKQIRETVGDKKVMLGLSGGVDSSVAAVLINKAIGDQLTCVFVDTGLLRYDEANRVYDYYKSNFNLNIVKVDAGDRFLSKLKGVDEPEAKRKIIGKEFVEVFNEEAAKLKGGKDVEFLAQGTIYPDVIESQAIEGVSHTIKSHHNVGGLPEEMTFKLLEPLRELFKDEVRLVGKEMGMPDSIVNRHPFPGPGLGIRVVGEVTKEKVKILQEADEIFINELIKDELYHTVSQAFVTLLPVKTVGVMGDVRTYEYVAAIRSVNTIDFMTATWSKLPYEFLEKVSNMIVNKVSGINRVVYDISSKPASTIEWE, encoded by the coding sequence ATGTTAAAAAGAAAAAAAATTGTTGTTATAGACTTTGGTTCACAATATTCACAAATTATTGCTAGAAGAATAAGAGAGATGGAAGTTTATTGTGAAATGGTTAGAGAATTTGACTTTAACAACACAGAAGATGTAATAGGAATAATATTCTCAGGAGGGCCTAGCTCAGTATACTTAGAAAAATCACCAACTGTTGATAAGAAAATATTTGAATTAGGAATACCTATACTTGGAATTTGTTATGGATTACAATTAATTACACATTTAAATGAAGGTAAAGTAGAAGCTGCTGATACTAGAGAATTCGGTAAAGCTATACTTCAAGTAATTGAAAAAGAAAATCCTTTATTACAAGGTGTTCCAGCTGAATCTAATATCTGGATGAGTCATAATGACCACATTACAGAAATGGCTAAAGACTTTAGAATTATAGCTAAAACAGATTCATCTATTGCAGCTATAGCAAATAATAATAATGTATATGGATTACAATTCCACCCAGAAGTATCTCATTCTGAATATGGTAAAAAAATGATAGAAAACTTTGTATTTAATATTTGTAAAGCAGAGAAAAACTTCGTAATAACTAACTTTATTGAAGAAAAAATCAAACAAATCAGAGAAACTGTAGGAGATAAAAAAGTAATGTTAGGTTTATCTGGTGGAGTAGATTCATCAGTTGCTGCAGTATTAATTAATAAAGCTATAGGAGATCAATTAACTTGTGTGTTTGTTGATACAGGTCTATTAAGATATGATGAAGCAAATAGAGTATATGATTACTATAAATCAAACTTTAACTTAAATATTGTTAAAGTTGATGCAGGAGATAGATTCTTATCTAAATTAAAAGGTGTAGATGAACCTGAAGCTAAGAGAAAAATAATTGGGAAAGAGTTTGTTGAAGTATTCAATGAAGAAGCAGCTAAACTTAAAGGTGGAAAAGATGTTGAATTCTTAGCACAAGGAACTATATATCCAGATGTTATAGAATCACAAGCTATAGAAGGAGTATCACATACTATTAAATCTCACCACAATGTTGGTGGATTACCAGAAGAAATGACATTTAAATTACTTGAACCTTTAAGAGAACTATTTAAAGATGAAGTAAGATTAGTTGGAAAAGAAATGGGTATGCCAGATAGTATAGTTAATAGACATCCATTTCCAGGGCCTGGACTTGGAATAAGGGTAGTAGGAGAAGTTACTAAAGAGAAAGTTAAAATATTACAAGAGGCAGATGAAATCTTCATTAATGAGTTAATTAAAGATGAACTATATCACACTGTATCTCAAGCATTCGTAACATTACTTCCAGTTAAAACTGTAGGAGTAATGGGAGATGTAAGAACTTATGAATATGTAGCAGCTATAAGATCTGTAAATACTATAGATTTCATGACAGCTACTTGGTCAAAACTTCCATATGAATTTTTAGAAAAAGTATCAAATATGATAGTAAATAAAGTAAGTGGAATTAACAGAGTGGTTTATGATATTTCATCTAAACCAGCAAGTACTATAGAGTGGGAATAA
- a CDS encoding DUF389 domain-containing protein produces MNSKQYTLIEFRDKMYQNLEVTASSTIILMCAIFIASIGLNMNSIPVIIGAMLISPLMNSILGMGVGLSIYDMVLVKKSLRLMSVQVGVSLFTSFIYFSISPITYASSEIIARTSPTIWDVIIAFVGGIAGIIGARQKEVSNIIPGVAIATALMPPVCTAGYSLATGNFEYFFGASYLFLINTCFIMIATFIGIRFMYRGYSEIQENKKLKKILLTISFLIIIPSIFSAAKLVTQTVRTDAVEKMIEKEFTSHVIINKKFVFKDNKVELTIAGDLINNEDMKKILNKRKEYGLENIEFEIFQIPNVRNLNPKILEVYIDKYIEKKLNNK; encoded by the coding sequence CCATAATTTTAATGTGTGCAATATTTATTGCATCTATAGGATTAAATATGAATTCTATACCAGTTATTATAGGAGCAATGTTAATTTCTCCTTTGATGAATTCAATTTTAGGAATGGGAGTTGGATTATCAATATATGATATGGTATTAGTAAAAAAATCCTTAAGATTAATGTCGGTACAGGTTGGAGTAAGTTTATTTACTTCCTTTATATATTTCTCGATTTCTCCTATTACTTATGCAAGTTCAGAAATAATAGCAAGAACTTCACCAACTATTTGGGATGTTATTATAGCTTTTGTAGGAGGTATAGCAGGTATTATTGGAGCAAGGCAAAAAGAAGTAAGCAATATCATACCTGGTGTTGCAATCGCAACAGCTTTAATGCCACCGGTTTGTACTGCTGGATATTCATTAGCCACAGGTAATTTTGAATATTTTTTTGGGGCATCATATTTATTTCTAATAAATACATGTTTTATAATGATAGCAACATTTATTGGGATAAGATTTATGTATAGGGGATATAGTGAAATACAGGAAAATAAAAAATTAAAAAAAATATTATTAACTATTTCATTTTTAATAATAATTCCTTCAATTTTTTCAGCAGCTAAACTTGTAACACAAACTGTAAGAACTGATGCTGTTGAAAAAATGATAGAAAAAGAATTTACAAGTCATGTTATTATAAATAAGAAATTTGTTTTTAAAGATAATAAGGTTGAATTAACTATAGCAGGAGATTTGATTAATAATGAAGACATGAAGAAAATACTAAATAAAAGAAAAGAATATGGGTTAGAAAATATAGAATTTGAAATATTTCAAATACCTAACGTTAGAAACTTGAATCCAAAAATTTTAGAAGTATATATAGATAAATATATAGAAAAAAAATTAAATAATAAATAA
- a CDS encoding redoxin family protein: MNIKKGLLMLILFSTFFVSCIKNEKELVNISNVRIINLNKEEMKIGDIKGKKYIKLWASWCYVCNQTMDHTIELSKNVDFNVLAIANPGHKGEINTDDLITWYRGTKWANLGLTVLFDEAGEIISRTNTGRAYPTNLLVDSEGNVVKILYGAQSNEVIINEMNKIK; the protein is encoded by the coding sequence ATGAATATAAAAAAAGGATTATTAATGCTAATTTTGTTTTCAACTTTTTTTGTGAGTTGTATTAAAAATGAAAAAGAATTAGTAAATATATCAAATGTTAGAATAATTAATCTTAATAAAGAAGAAATGAAAATAGGGGATATTAAAGGGAAAAAATATATTAAATTATGGGCTTCTTGGTGTTATGTATGTAACCAAACTATGGATCATACGATAGAACTATCTAAAAATGTAGATTTTAATGTTTTAGCCATTGCAAATCCAGGTCATAAAGGAGAAATAAATACTGATGATTTAATTACGTGGTATAGAGGAACTAAATGGGCTAATTTAGGACTTACAGTACTTTTTGATGAGGCAGGAGAAATAATTTCAAGAACAAATACAGGAAGAGCTTATCCAACTAATCTTTTGGTTGATAGTGAAGGAAATGTAGTTAAGATACTTTATGGTGCACAGAGTAATGAGGTTATCATAAATGAAATGAATAAGATAAAATAA
- a CDS encoding CopY/TcrY family copper transport repressor has product MSTIESNTYITDAEWEVMRVVWSNDRVTSKKVISVLQEKMDWTQSTIKTILGRLVEKGLLNTEQEGRKFIYTANIEETEAVMDYAEDIFNRICNKKVGNVIGSIIEDHVLSFDDIDRLEKILEMKKSFAVEEVDCNCPEGQCKCHLHHH; this is encoded by the coding sequence ATGAGCACAATAGAATCTAATACTTATATCACAGATGCAGAATGGGAAGTCATGCGTGTAGTTTGGTCAAATGATCGAGTAACTAGTAAAAAAGTGATTTCCGTATTGCAAGAAAAAATGGACTGGACACAATCCACTATCAAAACGATCTTAGGTCGATTAGTTGAAAAAGGCTTGCTAAATACAGAGCAAGAAGGTAGAAAGTTTATTTACACTGCCAATATTGAAGAGACAGAAGCTGTAATGGATTATGCAGAAGATATTTTTAACCGTATTTGCAATAAGAAAGTCGGAAATGTAATAGGAAGCATCATTGAAGATCATGTTTTAAGCTTCGATGATATAGATCGACTAGAAAAAATATTAGAGATGAAAAAATCTTTCGCAGTAGAAGAAGTGGATTGCAATTGTCCAGAAGGACAATGCAAATGTCATTTACATCATCATTAA
- a CDS encoding cytochrome c biogenesis CcdA family protein translates to MFDISITLVFIGGLTMFFSPCVFPLLPVYFGVLEKDNKKIRNTILFLLGISFSFVILGFGFGLLGDLISSEIVRIMAGIIIIILGLQQLGIFKFVFLQRTKILKLDRRYNNSGVESFMLGLTFSLGWTPCIGPILGGVLLLASERGTALQGAILLLVFVLGFSMPFLMFTMFYDKLRNKITFIKRNLELIKKISAILIIVMGLLLLFDKLEILVAELNRWSI, encoded by the coding sequence ATGTTTGATATATCAATAACGTTAGTTTTTATAGGTGGTCTTACAATGTTTTTTTCACCATGTGTATTTCCATTATTACCAGTATATTTTGGAGTGTTGGAAAAAGATAATAAGAAAATTAGAAATACAATATTATTTCTTTTAGGAATTTCGTTTTCTTTTGTTATACTAGGCTTTGGGTTTGGATTATTAGGAGATTTAATATCTAGTGAAATTGTAAGAATAATGGCAGGGATAATAATTATTATACTTGGATTACAACAATTAGGAATATTTAAATTTGTATTTTTACAAAGAACTAAAATATTGAAATTAGATAGGAGATATAACAATTCTGGAGTAGAATCATTTATGTTAGGTTTAACATTTTCTCTAGGGTGGACACCTTGTATAGGACCAATACTTGGAGGTGTATTATTACTTGCAAGTGAAAGAGGAACAGCTCTTCAAGGGGCAATATTACTTTTAGTATTTGTATTAGGATTTTCTATGCCTTTTTTAATGTTTACAATGTTTTATGATAAATTAAGGAATAAAATTACATTTATTAAAAGAAATTTAGAATTAATAAAAAAAATAAGTGCAATATTAATTATAGTAATGGGTTTATTGTTACTTTTTGATAAATTAGAAATATTAGTTGCAGAATTAAATAGGTGGAGTATTTAG